The Achromobacter spanius genome includes the window GGCGGCAGCAGCGGCTTGGTCAGCCACGGCGCGCGCATTGGCGCCGGCGACCAGCACATGCACGTCGCCCCCGATCTTGGCGGCGGCGGCGACGGCGTTCAGGGTTGCGCCCTTCAACTGGGCGTTATCGTGTTCGGCAATAACCAGCGTCGTCATCAGACCACCTTCGCTTCGTTCTTGAGTTTGTCCACCAGGGCCGCAACGTCGGCCACCTTGATGCCCGCCTTGCGGGCGGGCGGCTCGCTGACCTTCAGCGTCTTCAGGCGCGGCGCGGCATCAACACCCAGTTCTTCGGGCGTGACGGTGTCCAACTGCTTTTTCTTGGCCTTCATGATGTTCGGCAGCGTGACGTAACGCGGCTCGTTCAGGCGCAAGTCGGTGGTGACGATAGCCGGCAACGTCAGCGTCAACGTTTCCAGGCCGCCGTCCACTTCGCGAGTGACCGTGACTTTGCCGTCGGCCAGTTCAACCTTGCTGGCGAACGTGGCTTGGGGCCAGTCCAGCAGCGCGGCCAGCATCTGGCCGGTTTGATTGGCGTCGTCGTCGATGGCTTGCTTGCCCAGGATCACCAGTTGCGGCTGCTCTTTGTCGACCAAGGCCTTCAACAGCTTGGCCACGGCCAGCGGCTGCAGTTCAGCGTCCGTCTGGACCAGCACGCCGCGATCGGCGCCAATGGCCATGGCGGTGCGCAGCGTCTCCTGGCATTGCGCGACGCCGCAAGAAACCGCCACGACTTCAGCGACGGCACCCTTCTCTTTGAGCCGGGTCGCTTCTTCGACGGCGATTTCGTCAAAGGGGTTCATGGACATCTTCACATTGGCGATATCCACGCCAGTCTGATCCGACTTGACGCGCACCTTGACGTTGTAGTCAACGACGCGCTTGACAGGTACCAACACCTTCATCCCGCTGCCTCCAAATGGAAATAAATACCCGGCATGCGCCGGGATCGCATTGCACAATTTTTTCCTGATTCTACAGCTTCGCCAGCGCTCGTATATGCGCAACCACGCTGCGCCCTAGGGCAGATAAGTTGTAACCACCTTCAAGCGTGCTGACGATCCGGCCCTGACTATGCCGTTCGGCCACCTCCACGAGCTGCTCGGTGATCCAGGCGTAGTCGGCTTCCACCAACCCCATCTGGCCCATGTCGTCCTCTCGGTGGGCGTCGAAACCCGCCGACACCAGGATCAATTCCGGGCGGTGGGCCTCCAGCCTGGGCAGCCAGGTGTCGGTGACGATCGTCCTGACCGCGGCCCCCACCGTGTAGGCGGTCACGGGCACGTTCACCATGTTGGCCGCCGGCTGCTCGGTACCGCTGTTGGGAAAGAGCGGATGCTGGAAGAAACTGCACATCAGCACACGCTCATCGCCCGCGAAGACGTCTTCGGTGCCGTTGCCATGGTGCACATCGAAATCAACGATGGCCACGCGCGACAGGCCGTGGAATTCCAGCGCATGGCGCGCCGCGATCGCCACGTTGTTCAAGAAGCAGAACCCCATGGCCTGCGAGCGGCAAGCATGGTGGCCGGGCGGACGCACCGCGCAGAACGCCGTGCGGGCCTCCCCGCCGATCACCGCGTCCACCGCCGCCACACCCGCGCCGGCCGCATACAGGGCGGCTTCATAGGTGTGGGGATTCATCAGCGTGTCCGGATCGATTGGGTAATACCCTTGGTCCGGCGTATGTTCGCGCAAACTGTCCAGATACTGGACGGTGTGCACGCGCAGAAGGTCGTGGCGCGACGCCTGGGGCGCCTGCCGATCGTCCAGATAAGGCATCAAGCCGCTGGCCAGCAACTGGTCGGAAATGGCGTCCAGCCTCTGCGGGCTTTCGGGGTGCCAACTGCCCATTTCATGCAAGCGGCATGTCGGGTGGGTAAGATACATGGTCTCCATAAGGAAGATTATGTTCATCTGTCGGCGATTACTGCAACTCGGAACGCTCTCCGCCCTGCTGGCGGGCTGCTCCACCACCGCTCCCACCGCTCCAAATTCGCTTTCGGCCCAACCCACGGCCGCCTCCGCCAACACCGCGATCCGCATCGGACCCACCACGCCGACACCAGGCTCCGAACTGCCGGATGACGCGCCCGCCACGCTGACCGCCACCGGTGCGCTACGCCCGGAAGTGCGCAGCTTTGTCGAAGAACTGGCGGCCGAGCGCCAACTGCCGCTGGACCCGATGGTCAAGGCGCTTGAGAGCTCGCGCTACAACGCCACGGTGTCGCGCTTGATCGCTCCGTCACCACCGGGCAAGAAAATCTGGCGTAGCTGGCTGACCTACCGGTCGCGCTTTGTCGAGCCCAAGCGTATCGGCTGGGGCGTGGACTTCTATAACGAAAACCGCGACCTGCTCAACCAGGCGGCCCAGCGCTTCGGCGTGCCGGCGCCGATCATCGCGTCGATCATCGGCGTCGAAACGCTGTACGGCCGCAACATGGGCAATTTCCGGGTATTGGATGCGCTGGCCACGCTGGCCTTCGATTACCCCGACCCCAACAAACCCGAACGCGCCACGATGTTCCGTGGCCAACTGGCGGACTTCCTGACGCTGGTCATGAAAGACAAGCTGGAACTTGAAACGCGGGGATCGTATGCGGGCGCCATCGGCATGCCGCAATTCATGCCGACCAGCATCATGCATTACGCGGTGGACGGCGATGACAATGGCCATATCAACCTGACGAGCAATACGCAGGACGCCATCATGTCGGTGGGCAGTTTCCTGGCCCAGCATGGCTGGCAGCGCGGTTTGCCGGTGTTTGCACCCGTGGTGCTGCCGGCCGATCCCACCCCGTTGGTCGACGGCGGGCTGGAACCCAAGCAAAGCTGGACGACACTGTCGGCGGCCGGCGCGCGCTTGCAGCCGGGCGCATCCAGCGCGGGCTGGAGCGCCCAGCCCTTGGGGGTTGTGGACCTGGTCGAGGAAGCACGAGGCACAGCGCAATACCGCGTCGGCACGCCCAACTTCTTCGCTTTGACCAAGTACAACCGCAGCTATTTCTACGCCACCTCGGTGGCGGATCTGGCCTACGAGATCGAAGCGCGGGTCACTCGCTGATCAGCCGCCCGCTGATTTACGCGCCTGAAAAAAAATCGCCCCGTTCATGACGGGGCGATCTTTTTGTGGGCTGCGCCCCGAGACAAAACAGGCTCAGTTGAAGACGCCCGTCGACAGGTAGCGGTCGCCACGGTCGCACACGATAAA containing:
- a CDS encoding electron transfer flavoprotein subunit beta/FixA family protein → MKVLVPVKRVVDYNVKVRVKSDQTGVDIANVKMSMNPFDEIAVEEATRLKEKGAVAEVVAVSCGVAQCQETLRTAMAIGADRGVLVQTDAELQPLAVAKLLKALVDKEQPQLVILGKQAIDDDANQTGQMLAALLDWPQATFASKVELADGKVTVTREVDGGLETLTLTLPAIVTTDLRLNEPRYVTLPNIMKAKKKQLDTVTPEELGVDAAPRLKTLKVSEPPARKAGIKVADVAALVDKLKNEAKVV
- a CDS encoding histone deacetylase family protein, whose protein sequence is METMYLTHPTCRLHEMGSWHPESPQRLDAISDQLLASGLMPYLDDRQAPQASRHDLLRVHTVQYLDSLREHTPDQGYYPIDPDTLMNPHTYEAALYAAGAGVAAVDAVIGGEARTAFCAVRPPGHHACRSQAMGFCFLNNVAIAARHALEFHGLSRVAIVDFDVHHGNGTEDVFAGDERVLMCSFFQHPLFPNSGTEQPAANMVNVPVTAYTVGAAVRTIVTDTWLPRLEAHRPELILVSAGFDAHREDDMGQMGLVEADYAWITEQLVEVAERHSQGRIVSTLEGGYNLSALGRSVVAHIRALAKL
- the mltB gene encoding lytic murein transglycosylase B produces the protein MFICRRLLQLGTLSALLAGCSTTAPTAPNSLSAQPTAASANTAIRIGPTTPTPGSELPDDAPATLTATGALRPEVRSFVEELAAERQLPLDPMVKALESSRYNATVSRLIAPSPPGKKIWRSWLTYRSRFVEPKRIGWGVDFYNENRDLLNQAAQRFGVPAPIIASIIGVETLYGRNMGNFRVLDALATLAFDYPDPNKPERATMFRGQLADFLTLVMKDKLELETRGSYAGAIGMPQFMPTSIMHYAVDGDDNGHINLTSNTQDAIMSVGSFLAQHGWQRGLPVFAPVVLPADPTPLVDGGLEPKQSWTTLSAAGARLQPGASSAGWSAQPLGVVDLVEEARGTAQYRVGTPNFFALTKYNRSYFYATSVADLAYEIEARVTR